One Hevea brasiliensis isolate MT/VB/25A 57/8 chromosome 5, ASM3005281v1, whole genome shotgun sequence genomic region harbors:
- the LOC110662051 gene encoding uncharacterized protein LOC110662051 isoform X5, whose product MIATPAVDSEKFTCELGWSSSKQVSGTPIKKLLAEEMSGETKSKKSSPSLIARLMGFDGLPPQQLSHKQHKRSSENYLQRISPTGKSQRSSTSCSHKSSRKGSKEEQEFKDVFEVLDTSKMDSSSCSLQGPADSKLTEAEMAFIKQKFMDVTHLSSDEKIHDLKEFHDAIDDLDSNKDLLPKFLEQPDSLFTKHLHDLQTALPLSHCCHVSGMRSIHAREYEGGVLGSKIDREMLLKNHRRHHNDPLSHSFSKQAADDPLKALKIQLEGKDGPSAFPTRIVVLKPNFGKAQNASGTVLSPFSSHNFHSDCKRRHTEFSSIKNREAELGRNKRFPHHAALPRHKSRESREIAKEVTRQMRNSLESASVKISTSRFRGYAGDESSSNGSDNESANESDMLTVISRDSICWSNRYRSSPSCSAESSVSREAKKRLSERWKMTHSNRSVDMGVISRGNTLGELLALPDKEGRPANVDAMIAGKGFSDNFDGNYELAECAGPLGISSRDGWKDGCIRNISRSRSVPASCTTFGHPKTGMRCETLCNHGHLPPKELLQREKIKPVKGNLNQIEGSSSRNSRSRIKKSHFYKYSCTDHSDTSPEINFSHKQLQSSITCDDPVKPYLMVSETSASIVTNMSSVTENAADVTIENVAMPSKPTNSELPAYVLEPSNEPPDEGTVAVKHSVAELESPASSMEAEQPSPVSVLETPFVDDLSSSSECFETLSADLHGLRMQLRLLKLESEAYAEGPMLISSDEDVEEGSVGFSEEKGIVEQSREFSYVVDVLLESGINDADPDTFMASWHSPECPVNLLVFEELEKKHCNVISWPRSERKLLFDRVNSAILVISQQFADPHPWVRSAAAVIPRWIKHGLEDGINKLLASQDKKANDNVAEKVLVSDSKWLDLRDDIDVVGREIERLMIEELVKEMVAA is encoded by the exons ATGATTGCAACTCCAGCCGTAGATTCAGAGAAG TTCACGTGTGAATTGGGGTGGAGTTCTTCGAAACAAGTATCTGGAACACCAATAAAGAAGTTATTAGCTGAAGAGATGTCGGGAGAAACTAAATCAAAGAAAAGTTCTCCAAGTCTTATTGCCCGATTGATGGGCTTTGATGGACTGCCACCTCAGCAGCTGTCTCACAAACAACATAAAAGGTCATCAGAGAACTATTTGCAGAGGATATCACCAACAGGAAAGTCCCAAAGAAGTAGCACATCATGTAGCCATAAGTCATCCCGAAAAGGCTCAAAGGAGGAGCAAGAATTCAAAGATGTATTTGAAGTTTTAGACACGTCAAAAATGGATAGTAGTAGTTGCTCATTGCAGGGGCCTGCAGATTCAAAGTTAACTGAAGCTGAGATGGCATTCATCAAGCAGAAATTCATGGATGTCACACATCTTTCCAGTGATGAAAAAATTCATGatttaaaggaatttcatgaTGCAATTGATGATCTAGACTCCAACAAAGATCTTCTGCCGAAATTTCTTGAGCAGCCAGATTCATTGTTTACAAAGCATCTACATGATCTGCAAACTGCCCTTCCTCTGTCCCATTGTTGCCACGTATCAGGTATGAGGTCAATACATGCTCGAGAGTATGAAGGTGGTGTCCTTGGCAGCAAAATAGATAGAGAAATGCTATTGAAGAATCATAGAAGGCACCATAATGATCCTCTTAGCCATTCTTTCAGTAAACAAGCTGCTGATGATCCACTCAAGGCATTGAAAATTCAATTAGAAGGGAAAGATGGACCTTCTGCTTTTCCTACACGGATTGTTGTACTGAAACCAAACTTTGGTAAAGCGCAGAATGCTAGTGGGACTGTTTTATCACCTTTTTCTtctcacaattttcattcagattGTAAGAGGAGGCATACTGAATTTTCTAGTATCAAGAATAGGGAGGCAGAGTTAGGCAGAAATAAAAGGTTTCCTCATCATGCAGCACTACCAAGACATAAGTCTAGAGAATCTAGAGAAATTGCAAAGGAGGTCACCAGGCAAATGAGAAATAGTCTTGAAAGTGCTTCTGTAAAGATCTCAACCTCGCGATTTAGAGGATATGCTGGGGATGAGAGTTCATCAAACGGGTCTGACAATGAATCAGCAAATGAATCAGATATGTTGACAGTGATTTCTAGAGATTCTATTTGTTGGAGCAATCGATACAGGTCTTCACCATCCTGCTCTGCTGAATCATCTGTGAGCAGGGAGGCCAAGAAGAGACTCTCTGAGAGGTGGAAGATGACTCATAGTAATAGGTCTGTAGATATGGGAGTCATTAGTAGGGGcaacacactaggtgaattgctTGCTTTGCCTGATAAGGAAGGGAGGCCAGCTAATGTGGATGCCATGATTGCTGGAAAAGGATTTAGTGACAATTTTGACGGAAATTATGAACTGGCAGAATGTGCTGGACCTTTGGGTATTAGCAGTAGGGATGGCTGGAAAGATGGATGCATTAGAAATATTTCTAGATCAAGATCTGTTCCTGCTTCATGTACCACATTTGGTCATCCGAAAACAGGCATGCGCTGTGAAACTCTTTGCAATCACGGGCATCTACCACCAAAAGAATTATTGCAGCGGGAAAAAATCAAGCCAGTAAAGGGGAATCTCAATCAGATAGAAGGTTCATCTTCTAGAAATTCAAGATCTCGTATTAAGAAATCTCATTTCTACAAGTACTCTTGTACAGATCATAGTGACACTTCACCAGAAATTAATTTCAGCCATAAGCAACTGCAGAGCAGTATTACATGTGATGATCCAGTTAAACCATATCTTATGGTTTCCGAGACATCAGCTTCCATTGTCACAAATATGAGTTCAGTTACTGAGAATGCGGCAGATGTAACAATTGAGAATGTGGCCATGCCTTCTAAACCTACTAACTCGGAATTACCTGCTTATGTGTTG GAACCATCAAATGAGCCACCTGACGAAGGGACGGTTGCTGTAAAGCACTCTGTAGCAGAGCTAGAATCTCCAGCAAGTTCTATGGAGGCTGAACAGCCCAGTCCTGTTTCTGTTCTTGAAACTCCTTTCGTGGATGATCTATCTTCGAGTTCTGAATGCTTTGAGACTCTCAGTGCTGACCTACATG GACTTAGGATGCAGCTTCGGCTACTCAAGTTGGAGTCAGAAGCATATGCAGAGGGACCCATGCTCATCTCAAGCGATGAAGATGTTGAGGAAGGCTCTGTTGGATTTTCAGAGGAGAAAGGAATAGTTGAACAGAGCAGGGAATTTTCCTATGTAGTTGATGTTCTACTAGAATCTGGTATTAATGATGCTGACCCTGACACTTTCATGGCGTCGTGGCACTCTCCAGAATGCCCAGTGAATCTcctagtatttgaagaactggagAAGAAGCATTGCAATGTCATTTCATGGCCAAGGTCTGAAAGGAAGCTGCTATTTGACCGAGTAAATTCAGCTATCCTTGTGATAAGCCAACAATTTGCAGATCCACACCCCTGGGTGAGGTCTGCAGCTGCAGTCATTCCCAGGTGGATTAAACATGGACTTGAGGATGGCATCAACAAATTGCTGGCAAGCCAAGATAAGAAAGCTAATGACAATGTGGCGGAGAAGGTACTGGTATCAGACTCTAAGTGGCTGGATTTGAGAGATGACATTGATGTAGTTGGTCGGGAAATTGAGAGACTGATGATAGAAGAGTTGGTGAAAGAAATGGTAGCAGCATAG
- the LOC110662051 gene encoding uncharacterized protein LOC110662051 isoform X4, which produces MIATPAVDSEKFTCELGWSSSKQVSGTPIKKLLAEEMSGETKSKKSSPSLIARLMGFDGLPPQQLSHKQHKRSSENYLQRISPTGKSQRSSTSCSHKSSRKGSKEEQEFKDVFEVLDTSKMDSSSCSLQGPADSKLTEAEMAFIKQKFMDVTHLSSDEKIHDLKEFHDAIDDLDSNKDLLPKFLEQPDSLFTKHLHDLQTALPLSHCCHVSGMRSIHAREYEGGVLGSKIDREMLLKNHRRHHNDPLSHSFSKQAADDPLKALKIQLEGKDGPSAFPTRIVVLKPNFGKAQNASGTVLSPFSSHNFHSDCKRRHTEFSSIKNREAELGRNKRFPHHAALPRHKSRESREIAKEVTRQMRNSLESASVKISTSRFRGYAGDESSSNGSDNESANESDMLTVISRDSICWSNRYRSSPSCSAESSVSREAKKRLSERWKMTHSNRSVDMGVISRGNTLGELLALPDKEGRPANVDAMIAGKGFSDNFDGNYELAECAGPLGISSRDGWKDGCIRNISRSRSVPASCTTFGHPKTGMRCETLCNHGHLPPKELLQREKIKPVKGNLNQIEGSSSRNSRSRIKKSHFYKYSCTDHSDTSPEINFSHKQLQSSITCDDPVKPYLMVSETSASIVTNMSSVTENAADVTIENVAMPSKPTNSELPAYVLVKDNSSISDPEVLTLLEPSNEPPDEGTVAVKHSVAELESPASSMEAEQPSPVSVLETPFVDDLSSSSECFETLSADLHGLRMQLRLLKLESEAYAEGPMLISSDEDVEEGSVGFSEEKGIVEQSREFSYVVDVLLESGINDADPDTFMASWHSPECPVNLLVFEELEKKHCNVISWPRSERKLLFDRVNSAILVISQQFADPHPWVRSAAAVIPRWIKHGLEDGINKLLASQDKKANDNVAEKVLVSDSKWLDLRDDIDVVGREIERLMIEELVKEMVAA; this is translated from the exons ATGATTGCAACTCCAGCCGTAGATTCAGAGAAG TTCACGTGTGAATTGGGGTGGAGTTCTTCGAAACAAGTATCTGGAACACCAATAAAGAAGTTATTAGCTGAAGAGATGTCGGGAGAAACTAAATCAAAGAAAAGTTCTCCAAGTCTTATTGCCCGATTGATGGGCTTTGATGGACTGCCACCTCAGCAGCTGTCTCACAAACAACATAAAAGGTCATCAGAGAACTATTTGCAGAGGATATCACCAACAGGAAAGTCCCAAAGAAGTAGCACATCATGTAGCCATAAGTCATCCCGAAAAGGCTCAAAGGAGGAGCAAGAATTCAAAGATGTATTTGAAGTTTTAGACACGTCAAAAATGGATAGTAGTAGTTGCTCATTGCAGGGGCCTGCAGATTCAAAGTTAACTGAAGCTGAGATGGCATTCATCAAGCAGAAATTCATGGATGTCACACATCTTTCCAGTGATGAAAAAATTCATGatttaaaggaatttcatgaTGCAATTGATGATCTAGACTCCAACAAAGATCTTCTGCCGAAATTTCTTGAGCAGCCAGATTCATTGTTTACAAAGCATCTACATGATCTGCAAACTGCCCTTCCTCTGTCCCATTGTTGCCACGTATCAGGTATGAGGTCAATACATGCTCGAGAGTATGAAGGTGGTGTCCTTGGCAGCAAAATAGATAGAGAAATGCTATTGAAGAATCATAGAAGGCACCATAATGATCCTCTTAGCCATTCTTTCAGTAAACAAGCTGCTGATGATCCACTCAAGGCATTGAAAATTCAATTAGAAGGGAAAGATGGACCTTCTGCTTTTCCTACACGGATTGTTGTACTGAAACCAAACTTTGGTAAAGCGCAGAATGCTAGTGGGACTGTTTTATCACCTTTTTCTtctcacaattttcattcagattGTAAGAGGAGGCATACTGAATTTTCTAGTATCAAGAATAGGGAGGCAGAGTTAGGCAGAAATAAAAGGTTTCCTCATCATGCAGCACTACCAAGACATAAGTCTAGAGAATCTAGAGAAATTGCAAAGGAGGTCACCAGGCAAATGAGAAATAGTCTTGAAAGTGCTTCTGTAAAGATCTCAACCTCGCGATTTAGAGGATATGCTGGGGATGAGAGTTCATCAAACGGGTCTGACAATGAATCAGCAAATGAATCAGATATGTTGACAGTGATTTCTAGAGATTCTATTTGTTGGAGCAATCGATACAGGTCTTCACCATCCTGCTCTGCTGAATCATCTGTGAGCAGGGAGGCCAAGAAGAGACTCTCTGAGAGGTGGAAGATGACTCATAGTAATAGGTCTGTAGATATGGGAGTCATTAGTAGGGGcaacacactaggtgaattgctTGCTTTGCCTGATAAGGAAGGGAGGCCAGCTAATGTGGATGCCATGATTGCTGGAAAAGGATTTAGTGACAATTTTGACGGAAATTATGAACTGGCAGAATGTGCTGGACCTTTGGGTATTAGCAGTAGGGATGGCTGGAAAGATGGATGCATTAGAAATATTTCTAGATCAAGATCTGTTCCTGCTTCATGTACCACATTTGGTCATCCGAAAACAGGCATGCGCTGTGAAACTCTTTGCAATCACGGGCATCTACCACCAAAAGAATTATTGCAGCGGGAAAAAATCAAGCCAGTAAAGGGGAATCTCAATCAGATAGAAGGTTCATCTTCTAGAAATTCAAGATCTCGTATTAAGAAATCTCATTTCTACAAGTACTCTTGTACAGATCATAGTGACACTTCACCAGAAATTAATTTCAGCCATAAGCAACTGCAGAGCAGTATTACATGTGATGATCCAGTTAAACCATATCTTATGGTTTCCGAGACATCAGCTTCCATTGTCACAAATATGAGTTCAGTTACTGAGAATGCGGCAGATGTAACAATTGAGAATGTGGCCATGCCTTCTAAACCTACTAACTCGGAATTACCTGCTTATGTGTTGGTAAAAGACAATTCTTCTATTAGTGACCCAGAGGTTTTAACTTTGCTG GAACCATCAAATGAGCCACCTGACGAAGGGACGGTTGCTGTAAAGCACTCTGTAGCAGAGCTAGAATCTCCAGCAAGTTCTATGGAGGCTGAACAGCCCAGTCCTGTTTCTGTTCTTGAAACTCCTTTCGTGGATGATCTATCTTCGAGTTCTGAATGCTTTGAGACTCTCAGTGCTGACCTACATG GACTTAGGATGCAGCTTCGGCTACTCAAGTTGGAGTCAGAAGCATATGCAGAGGGACCCATGCTCATCTCAAGCGATGAAGATGTTGAGGAAGGCTCTGTTGGATTTTCAGAGGAGAAAGGAATAGTTGAACAGAGCAGGGAATTTTCCTATGTAGTTGATGTTCTACTAGAATCTGGTATTAATGATGCTGACCCTGACACTTTCATGGCGTCGTGGCACTCTCCAGAATGCCCAGTGAATCTcctagtatttgaagaactggagAAGAAGCATTGCAATGTCATTTCATGGCCAAGGTCTGAAAGGAAGCTGCTATTTGACCGAGTAAATTCAGCTATCCTTGTGATAAGCCAACAATTTGCAGATCCACACCCCTGGGTGAGGTCTGCAGCTGCAGTCATTCCCAGGTGGATTAAACATGGACTTGAGGATGGCATCAACAAATTGCTGGCAAGCCAAGATAAGAAAGCTAATGACAATGTGGCGGAGAAGGTACTGGTATCAGACTCTAAGTGGCTGGATTTGAGAGATGACATTGATGTAGTTGGTCGGGAAATTGAGAGACTGATGATAGAAGAGTTGGTGAAAGAAATGGTAGCAGCATAG